In a single window of the Luteibacter rhizovicinus DSM 16549 genome:
- the gloB gene encoding hydroxyacylglutathione hydrolase, translating into MHWVPVAALSDNYIWLVADDEGNAFVVDPGEAAPVQAALDERGWRLKAILLTHHHNDHIGGVSDLVRDHDVEVYATADPRIQPKNHFVEDGDVITLESPQATFRVIAVPGHTSSHIAYFGEGFLFCGDTLFSVGCGRLFEGTPEQMLASLERFADLPAETLVCCAHEYTAANIRFALSVDPDNAPLRLRRDEVARLREQGRPSVPSRLADEFATNPFLRVDSDAIRRWVEAQGKESATRTARFAALRQAKDTFTA; encoded by the coding sequence ATGCATTGGGTTCCCGTCGCGGCTTTGAGCGACAACTACATCTGGCTGGTCGCCGATGACGAAGGCAATGCCTTCGTCGTGGATCCTGGTGAAGCCGCCCCCGTCCAGGCCGCGCTCGATGAGCGAGGCTGGCGGCTGAAGGCGATCCTGCTGACGCACCACCACAACGACCACATCGGTGGCGTCTCGGATCTGGTCCGCGACCACGACGTGGAGGTGTACGCCACGGCGGATCCACGCATCCAGCCGAAGAACCACTTCGTCGAGGACGGCGACGTCATCACGCTCGAGTCGCCCCAGGCGACGTTCCGGGTCATCGCGGTGCCGGGCCATACCAGCTCGCACATCGCTTATTTCGGCGAAGGTTTCCTGTTCTGCGGCGACACCCTGTTCAGCGTCGGCTGCGGCCGCCTGTTCGAGGGCACGCCCGAACAGATGCTGGCCTCGCTGGAGCGTTTCGCCGACCTGCCCGCCGAGACCCTGGTCTGCTGCGCGCACGAATACACCGCGGCCAACATCCGTTTCGCGCTCAGCGTGGATCCGGACAACGCCCCCCTGCGCCTCCGTCGTGACGAGGTGGCGCGCTTGCGCGAGCAAGGTCGGCCGTCCGTGCCGAGCCGACTCGCGGATGAGTTCGCCACCAACCCCTTCCTGCGCGTGGACAGCGACGCTATTCGTCGCTGGGTCGAGGCTCAGGGCAAGGAATCCGCCACGCGGAC